Proteins from a single region of Streptomyces vinaceus:
- a CDS encoding ABC transporter permease encodes MTAPLHDTSAAEPAAVAAPELPQKAIEGRSPWKIAWLRLKRDKVALTGGVIVLLLILVAIFAPLIVKLLGHPPEELHEDLLDPLLGLPAGPRGGMNGDFLLGIEPVNGRDVFSRIVYGARISLLVAFLSAFVAVSLGTVFGIIAGYFGGWVDAAISRVMDLLLAFPQLLFIIALISVVPGKLWGFEGSGLRIAVLVLVIGFFGWPYIGRIVRGQTLSLREREYVEAARSLGAGRAYILFRELLPNLVAPITVYTTLMIPTNVLTEAALSFLGVGVKPPTPSWGETLSTAVRTYEDDPLFMIFPGVAIFITVLAFNLFGDGVRDALDPKGSR; translated from the coding sequence ATGACGGCACCACTGCACGACACCAGCGCGGCCGAGCCCGCGGCCGTGGCCGCCCCCGAACTCCCGCAGAAGGCGATCGAGGGGCGCTCACCGTGGAAGATCGCCTGGCTCCGGCTCAAGCGTGACAAGGTCGCACTGACCGGCGGTGTCATCGTGCTCCTGCTGATTCTCGTCGCGATCTTCGCGCCGTTGATCGTCAAACTCCTCGGCCACCCGCCGGAGGAGCTGCACGAGGACCTGCTGGACCCGCTGCTCGGCCTGCCGGCCGGACCCCGCGGCGGTATGAACGGCGACTTCCTGCTGGGCATCGAGCCGGTCAACGGCCGCGACGTCTTCAGCCGGATCGTCTACGGCGCGCGCATCTCGCTGCTGGTGGCCTTCCTGTCCGCCTTCGTGGCGGTCTCGCTGGGCACCGTCTTCGGCATCATCGCCGGCTACTTCGGCGGCTGGGTCGACGCGGCGATCAGCCGTGTCATGGACCTGCTGCTCGCTTTCCCGCAGCTGCTCTTCATCATCGCGCTGATCTCCGTCGTCCCCGGAAAGCTGTGGGGATTCGAGGGATCGGGACTGCGCATCGCGGTGCTGGTGCTCGTCATCGGCTTCTTCGGATGGCCGTACATCGGGCGCATCGTCCGCGGCCAGACCCTGTCGCTGCGCGAACGCGAGTACGTCGAGGCGGCGCGGAGCCTGGGCGCGGGGCGGGCGTACATCCTCTTCCGCGAACTCCTTCCCAACCTGGTGGCACCGATCACCGTCTACACGACGCTGATGATCCCCACCAACGTGCTCACCGAGGCCGCGCTGAGCTTCCTCGGTGTCGGCGTCAAGCCGCCCACACCGTCCTGGGGAGAAACCCTCTCAACGGCTGTGCGGACCTATGAGGACGATCCGCTCTTCATGATCTTCCCCGGCGTGGCGATCTTCATCACCGTGCTGGCCTTCAACCTCTTCGGCGACGGCGTCCGCGACGCCCTCGACCCGAAGGGCTCCCGCTAG
- a CDS encoding enhanced serine sensitivity protein SseB C-terminal domain-containing protein, whose translation MSASGTAAAGQVEHMMRQVTPGRFESYESLLHALAEGRLWMLLWQGQPGSPDAQYGGMEIEGLGYAPCVTSPQELAASGWSRGYEVVTGRDVARALYPDRWGLWLNPHAQGGGLGIPWADLRRIATGLDRMPAGPLRLSEPALELPQFYGLLTQHAHRTPAVRSLRRAWVQPSLGSPYLAVGLDLYDASAPALESVREMMRQSVGAVPEGVPVCTVALADEHDPVAMWLRAQTRPFYDREGQAPAY comes from the coding sequence GTGAGTGCGTCAGGCACGGCCGCGGCCGGGCAGGTCGAGCACATGATGCGCCAGGTGACGCCCGGGCGCTTCGAGAGCTACGAGTCGCTTCTGCACGCCCTCGCCGAGGGACGGCTGTGGATGCTGCTCTGGCAGGGACAGCCGGGCTCCCCGGACGCCCAGTACGGCGGCATGGAGATCGAGGGCCTCGGGTACGCGCCCTGCGTCACCTCCCCCCAGGAGCTGGCCGCCAGCGGCTGGAGCCGGGGCTACGAGGTGGTCACCGGCCGGGACGTCGCCCGCGCCCTCTACCCGGACCGCTGGGGCCTGTGGCTCAACCCGCACGCCCAGGGCGGCGGCCTGGGCATCCCCTGGGCCGACCTGCGCCGCATCGCCACCGGGCTCGACCGGATGCCGGCCGGCCCGCTGCGGCTGTCCGAGCCCGCCCTGGAGCTCCCGCAGTTCTACGGACTGCTGACCCAGCACGCCCACCGCACCCCCGCCGTGCGCTCGCTGCGCCGCGCCTGGGTGCAGCCCTCGCTGGGCTCGCCGTACCTCGCGGTCGGGCTCGACCTGTACGACGCCTCCGCGCCCGCGCTGGAATCCGTACGGGAGATGATGCGCCAGTCGGTCGGCGCGGTGCCCGAGGGCGTGCCCGTGTGCACGGTGGCGCTGGCCGACGAGCACGATCCCGTGGCGATGTGGCTGCGCGCCCAGACCCGCCCCTTCTACGACCGCGAGGGCCAGGCCCCGGCGTACTGA
- a CDS encoding enhanced serine sensitivity protein SseB, with translation MQGGGWPDNELEQVLGAALGQTDAGARIVEVLGRSRLWVPLPAGAGAGPDAGGALTLPTMDINGAAYVPVYSSEAQFRACVGPAMDFAVAPAVEFARGLPPQLGIAVNPEGAVGVPLPPPAVAELCRTGRTPLDGPATGGRVRLYEPDWQEDPVDFLAAAAEEFRASGAVAAAHRCLASVEGGAPELYIGVRLLGWEPEMRNAPMDALGRALARVAPPWPVQLILLDAVQDPVVDFIAERVRPFYLA, from the coding sequence ATGCAGGGCGGCGGCTGGCCGGACAACGAGCTGGAGCAGGTGCTCGGGGCGGCGCTCGGGCAGACGGACGCGGGGGCCCGGATCGTCGAGGTGCTCGGGCGCAGCCGGCTCTGGGTGCCGCTGCCCGCGGGCGCCGGCGCGGGTCCGGACGCGGGCGGCGCGCTCACGCTGCCCACGATGGACATCAACGGGGCCGCGTACGTCCCCGTCTACAGCTCCGAGGCCCAGTTCCGCGCCTGCGTCGGCCCGGCCATGGACTTCGCCGTGGCCCCCGCCGTCGAGTTCGCCCGCGGCCTGCCCCCGCAGCTCGGCATCGCCGTGAACCCCGAGGGCGCCGTCGGCGTCCCGCTGCCCCCGCCCGCCGTGGCGGAACTCTGCCGTACCGGCCGGACCCCGCTCGACGGCCCCGCCACGGGCGGCCGCGTCCGGCTCTACGAGCCCGACTGGCAGGAGGACCCGGTGGACTTCCTGGCCGCGGCCGCCGAGGAGTTCCGCGCCTCCGGCGCGGTCGCCGCGGCCCACCGCTGCCTGGCCAGCGTCGAGGGCGGGGCGCCGGAGCTCTACATCGGTGTCCGGCTGCTGGGATGGGAGCCCGAGATGCGGAACGCGCCGATGGACGCCCTCGGCCGGGCCCTGGCCCGCGTCGCGCCGCCCTGGCCCGTGCAGTTGATCCTCCTCGACGCCGTGCAGGACCCGGTGGTCGACTTCATCGCCGAGCGCGTACGCCCCTTCTACCTCGCGTAG
- a CDS encoding AAA family ATPase yields MDGVPAARRTRAEGAPVRDLRGRGAHGPQWLGFAEGDIVVVSGLPGGGKSTLIKRAAEGGGIDSQDVRERWERRMPKTVPYGVYRPLVRFAHYWGLWRTLRSGASAVVHDCGTQSWVRGLLAAAARRRGRALHLLLLDTSPEEALAGQEARGRGVSAYAFARHRGAVARLLREAESGRLPAGCTSAVLLDRGSAASVTRIAFRRDTP; encoded by the coding sequence GTGGACGGAGTGCCCGCGGCGCGGCGGACGCGCGCCGAGGGCGCCCCCGTGCGTGACCTGCGCGGCCGGGGCGCGCACGGACCGCAGTGGCTCGGCTTCGCCGAGGGGGACATCGTCGTCGTGTCCGGCCTGCCGGGCGGCGGCAAGAGCACGCTGATCAAGCGGGCCGCCGAGGGCGGCGGCATCGACTCCCAGGACGTGCGCGAGCGCTGGGAGCGGCGCATGCCGAAGACCGTGCCGTACGGGGTGTACCGGCCGCTCGTCCGCTTCGCCCACTACTGGGGGCTCTGGCGGACCCTGCGCTCCGGTGCCTCGGCGGTGGTCCACGACTGCGGGACGCAGAGCTGGGTCCGCGGCCTGCTGGCCGCGGCCGCGCGGCGGCGGGGCCGGGCGCTGCACCTCCTGCTGCTGGACACCAGCCCCGAGGAGGCGCTGGCCGGGCAGGAGGCGCGCGGGCGCGGGGTCTCCGCGTACGCCTTCGCCCGGCACCGGGGGGCGGTGGCCCGGCTGCTGCGCGAGGCGGAATCGGGCCGCCTCCCCGCCGGCTGCACCTCGGCGGTGCTGCTGGACCGCGGCTCGGCCGCCTCCGTGACCCGCATAGCCTTCCGCCGGGACACCCCCTGA
- the gcvT gene encoding glycine cleavage system aminomethyltransferase GcvT, translating into MSTAPRLTALDALHRSLGATMTDFAGWDMPLRYGSERDEHNAVRTKAGLFDLSHMGEITLTGPEAVKALDYALVGNISTVGVGRARYTHICQEDGGIVDDLIVYRLGESEYMVVANASNAQVVLDALTERAAGFDTVVRDDRDAYALIAVQGPESPGILASLTDADLDGLKYYAGLPGTVAGVPALIARTGYTGEDGFELFVAPEHAVELWQALTKAGEGVGLVPAGLSCRDTLRLEAGMPLYGHELTTSLTPFDAGLGRVVKFEKEGDFVGRAALEAAAERSATNPPRKLVGLIAEGRRVPRAGFPVVADGKVIGEVTSGAPSPTLGKPIAMAYVDAAHAAPGTSGVGVDIRGTHEPYEVVALPFYKRQK; encoded by the coding sequence ATGAGCACTGCCCCCCGCCTGACCGCCCTCGACGCGCTGCACCGTTCGCTCGGTGCGACCATGACCGATTTCGCGGGCTGGGACATGCCGCTGCGGTACGGCAGTGAGCGCGACGAGCACAACGCCGTCCGGACCAAGGCCGGCCTCTTCGACCTCTCCCACATGGGCGAGATCACGCTGACCGGCCCGGAGGCCGTCAAGGCCCTGGACTACGCCCTGGTGGGCAACATCTCCACCGTCGGCGTCGGCCGCGCCCGCTACACGCACATCTGCCAGGAGGACGGCGGGATCGTCGACGACCTGATCGTCTACCGCCTGGGCGAGAGCGAGTACATGGTCGTCGCGAACGCCTCCAACGCCCAGGTCGTCCTGGACGCCCTGACCGAGCGCGCCGCCGGCTTCGACACCGTGGTGCGCGACGACCGCGACGCGTACGCGCTGATCGCCGTGCAGGGCCCGGAGTCCCCCGGCATCCTCGCCTCCCTCACCGACGCCGACCTGGACGGGCTCAAGTACTACGCCGGCCTGCCCGGCACGGTCGCGGGCGTGCCCGCGCTGATCGCGCGTACGGGCTACACCGGCGAGGACGGCTTCGAGCTGTTCGTCGCCCCCGAGCACGCCGTCGAGCTGTGGCAGGCGCTGACCAAGGCCGGCGAGGGTGTCGGCCTGGTCCCGGCGGGCCTGTCCTGCCGCGACACGCTGCGCCTGGAGGCGGGCATGCCGCTGTACGGGCACGAGCTGACCACCTCCCTCACCCCGTTCGACGCGGGGCTGGGCCGGGTCGTCAAGTTCGAGAAGGAGGGCGACTTCGTCGGCCGCGCCGCTCTGGAGGCCGCCGCCGAGCGCTCCGCCACGAACCCCCCGCGCAAGCTGGTCGGCCTGATCGCCGAGGGCCGCCGCGTCCCGCGCGCCGGCTTCCCCGTCGTGGCCGACGGGAAGGTCATCGGAGAGGTCACCTCCGGCGCCCCGTCCCCGACGCTGGGCAAGCCGATCGCGATGGCCTACGTGGACGCGGCGCACGCCGCGCCCGGCACCTCCGGCGTCGGCGTGGACATTCGCGGTACGCATGAGCCGTACGAGGTCGTGGCGCTGCCGTTCTACAAGCGGCAGAAGTAA
- the gcvH gene encoding glycine cleavage system protein GcvH, whose protein sequence is MSNPQQLRYSKEHEWLSDAEGGVATVGITEFAANALGDVVYAQLPAVGDTVTAGETCGELESTKSVSDLYSPVTGEVVEANQDVVDDPALVNTAPFEGGWLFKVRIAEEPADLLSAEEYAALTHSDN, encoded by the coding sequence ATGAGCAACCCCCAGCAGCTGCGTTACAGCAAGGAGCACGAGTGGCTGTCGGACGCCGAGGGCGGCGTCGCGACGGTCGGCATCACGGAGTTCGCGGCCAACGCGCTCGGTGACGTCGTCTACGCCCAGCTCCCCGCCGTCGGCGACACGGTGACCGCGGGCGAGACCTGCGGTGAGCTGGAGTCGACCAAGTCCGTCAGCGATCTGTACTCCCCCGTCACGGGTGAGGTCGTCGAGGCCAACCAGGACGTCGTGGACGACCCGGCGCTCGTGAACACGGCTCCGTTCGAGGGCGGCTGGCTGTTCAAGGTGCGTATCGCGGAGGAGCCGGCCGACCTGCTCTCCGCCGAGGAGTACGCCGCGCTCACCCACTCCGACAACTGA
- the glyA gene encoding serine hydroxymethyltransferase, producing MSVLNTPLHELDPDVAAAVDAELARQQSTLEMIASENFAPVAVMEAQGSVLTNKYAEGYPGRRYYGGCEHVDVVEQIAIDRIKALFGAEAANVQPHSGAQANAAAMFALLKPGDTIMGLNLAHGGHLTHGMKINFSGKLYNVVPYHVDETGEVDMAEVERLAKESKPQLIVAGWSAYPRQLDFAAFRRIADEVGAYLMVDMAHFAGLVAAGLHPNPVPHAHVVTTTTHKTLGGPRGGVILSTQELAKKINSAVFPGQQGGPLEHVIAAKAVSFKVAASPEFKERQERTLEGAKILAARLVQDDVKAVGVDVLTGGTDVHLVLVDLRNSELDGQQAEDRLHEVGITVNRNAIPNDPRPPMVTSGLRIGTPALATRGFDAEAFTEVAEIIAQALKPAHDAEDLKARVSALAAKFPLYPTL from the coding sequence ATGTCTGTTCTCAACACCCCCCTGCACGAGCTCGACCCGGACGTCGCCGCCGCCGTCGACGCCGAGCTCGCCCGCCAGCAGTCCACCCTGGAAATGATCGCGTCGGAGAACTTCGCTCCGGTCGCCGTCATGGAGGCCCAGGGCTCGGTCCTCACCAACAAGTACGCCGAGGGCTACCCGGGCCGCCGCTACTACGGCGGCTGCGAGCACGTCGACGTGGTCGAGCAGATCGCGATCGACCGCATCAAGGCGCTGTTCGGCGCCGAGGCCGCGAACGTCCAGCCGCACTCCGGTGCGCAGGCGAACGCCGCCGCGATGTTCGCGCTGCTGAAGCCGGGCGACACGATCATGGGCCTGAACCTGGCCCACGGCGGTCACCTGACCCACGGCATGAAGATCAACTTCTCCGGCAAGCTCTACAACGTGGTCCCGTACCACGTCGACGAGACCGGCGAGGTCGACATGGCCGAGGTCGAGCGCCTCGCCAAGGAGTCCAAGCCGCAGCTGATCGTCGCCGGCTGGTCCGCCTACCCGCGCCAGCTGGACTTCGCCGCCTTCCGCCGCATCGCGGACGAGGTCGGCGCGTACCTGATGGTCGACATGGCGCACTTCGCCGGCCTGGTGGCCGCGGGCCTGCACCCGAACCCGGTGCCGCACGCCCACGTGGTCACCACCACCACGCACAAGACCCTCGGCGGTCCGCGCGGCGGTGTCATCCTGTCGACGCAGGAGCTGGCCAAGAAGATCAACTCCGCGGTCTTCCCGGGCCAGCAGGGCGGTCCGCTGGAGCACGTGATCGCCGCCAAGGCGGTCTCCTTCAAGGTCGCGGCCTCGCCCGAGTTCAAGGAGCGCCAGGAGCGCACCCTGGAGGGTGCGAAGATCCTGGCCGCCCGCCTGGTCCAGGACGACGTCAAGGCCGTGGGCGTGGACGTCCTCACCGGCGGCACCGACGTGCACCTGGTCCTGGTCGACCTGCGCAACTCCGAGCTGGACGGCCAGCAGGCCGAGGACCGCCTCCACGAGGTCGGCATCACGGTCAACCGCAACGCGATCCCGAACGACCCGCGGCCGCCGATGGTCACCTCGGGCCTGCGGATCGGTACGCCGGCGCTGGCCACCCGCGGTTTCGACGCCGAGGCCTTCACCGAGGTCGCCGAGATCATCGCGCAGGCGCTGAAGCCCGCGCACGACGCCGAGGACCTGAAGGCGCGCGTTTCGGCCCTCGCCGCGAAGTTCCCGCTGTACCCGACGCTCTAG
- a CDS encoding L-serine ammonia-lyase: MAISVFDLFSIGIGPSSSHTVGPMRAARMFVTRLKKDGVLAQTAAVRAELYGSLGATGHGHGTPKAVLLGLEGHSPRSVNVESADDEVERIRRTGRLRLLGTEIGGAHEIAFDEPSQLILHRRRSLPYHANGMTLFAYDAAGAPLLEKTYYSVGGGFVVDEDAVGEDRIKLDDTVLKYPFRSGDEMLRMARESGLSISAMMLENEKAWRTEEEIREGLLEIWRVMQACVARGMSREGILPGGLKVRRRAANTARKLRSEGDPQALSMEWITLYAMAVNEENAAGGRVVTAPTNGAAGIIPAVLHYYMNFVPGADEDGVVRFLLAAGAIGLLFKENASISGAEVGCQGEVGSACSMAAGALAEVLGCTPEQVENAAEIGMEHNLGLTCDPVGGLVQIPCIERNGMAAVKAVTAARMAMRGDGTHKVSLDKVIKTMKETGADMKVKYKETARGGLAVNVIEC; the protein is encoded by the coding sequence GTGGCCATCTCCGTCTTCGATCTCTTCTCCATCGGCATCGGCCCCTCCTCCTCCCACACGGTCGGCCCGATGCGCGCCGCCCGCATGTTCGTGACCCGGCTGAAGAAGGACGGCGTGCTCGCCCAGACCGCGGCGGTCCGGGCGGAGCTGTACGGCTCCCTCGGCGCGACCGGCCACGGCCACGGCACGCCCAAGGCGGTGCTGCTGGGTCTGGAGGGCCACTCCCCCCGCTCGGTGAACGTGGAGAGCGCCGACGACGAGGTGGAGCGCATCCGCAGGACGGGCCGCCTGCGCCTGCTCGGCACCGAGATAGGGGGCGCGCACGAGATCGCCTTCGACGAGCCGAGCCAGCTGATCCTGCACCGCCGCCGGTCCCTGCCGTACCACGCGAACGGCATGACGCTCTTCGCGTACGACGCCGCCGGCGCCCCGCTGCTGGAGAAGACGTACTACTCGGTAGGCGGCGGCTTCGTCGTGGACGAGGACGCGGTCGGCGAGGACCGGATCAAGCTCGACGACACGGTGCTGAAGTACCCCTTCCGCAGCGGCGACGAGATGCTGCGCATGGCCCGCGAGAGCGGTCTGTCGATCTCCGCGATGATGCTGGAGAACGAGAAGGCCTGGCGCACCGAGGAGGAGATCCGCGAGGGCCTGCTGGAGATCTGGCGGGTCATGCAGGCGTGCGTCGCGCGCGGCATGTCGCGCGAGGGCATCCTGCCGGGCGGCCTGAAGGTCCGCCGCCGGGCCGCGAACACCGCCCGCAAACTGCGCTCCGAGGGCGACCCCCAGGCGCTGTCGATGGAGTGGATCACCCTCTACGCGATGGCCGTGAACGAGGAGAACGCGGCCGGCGGCCGGGTGGTCACGGCTCCGACGAACGGCGCCGCGGGCATCATTCCCGCGGTCCTGCACTACTACATGAACTTCGTGCCGGGCGCGGACGAGGACGGCGTGGTCCGCTTCCTGCTCGCCGCGGGTGCGATCGGCCTGCTGTTCAAGGAGAACGCCTCGATCTCCGGCGCCGAGGTCGGCTGCCAGGGCGAGGTCGGCTCGGCCTGCTCGATGGCGGCGGGCGCCCTCGCCGAGGTCCTGGGCTGCACCCCGGAGCAGGTGGAGAACGCGGCCGAGATCGGCATGGAGCACAACCTGGGCCTGACCTGCGACCCGGTGGGCGGCCTCGTCCAGATCCCGTGCATCGAGCGCAACGGCATGGCGGCGGTCAAGGCCGTCACCGCGGCCAGGATGGCCATGCGCGGCGACGGCACCCACAAGGTGTCCCTCGACAAGGTCATCAAGACCATGAAGGAGACCGGCGCCGACATGAAGGTCAAGTACAAGGAGACCGCCCGCGGCGGCCTGGCGGTCAACGTCATCGAGTGCTGA
- a CDS encoding SsgA family sporulation/cell division regulator, protein MDGIEYRVLPLRLEASPEPVPVSGAFTYRRDRPYELALDFRGAGTHLARWVFSRDLLLDGETCVTGEGDVRVWPRWQGGEPRVFLAFSNGAQSCVVSARAKDVRVLCRRLVALVPRGEERRHYDLDAQLSTLLPR, encoded by the coding sequence ATGGACGGCATCGAGTACCGCGTCCTCCCCCTCCGGCTGGAGGCCTCCCCCGAGCCCGTGCCGGTGTCCGGGGCCTTCACGTACCGCCGCGACCGGCCCTACGAGCTGGCGCTCGACTTCCGCGGCGCCGGGACGCACCTGGCGCGCTGGGTGTTCTCCCGGGACCTGCTGCTCGACGGGGAGACCTGCGTGACGGGCGAGGGCGACGTCCGGGTGTGGCCGCGCTGGCAGGGCGGGGAGCCGCGGGTCTTCCTCGCCTTCAGCAACGGCGCGCAGAGCTGCGTGGTGTCCGCCCGGGCGAAGGACGTGCGGGTGCTGTGCCGGCGGCTGGTCGCCCTGGTGCCGCGCGGCGAAGAGCGGCGGCACTACGACCTGGACGCCCAGCTGAGCACCCTGCTGCCCCGATAA
- a CDS encoding energy-coupling factor ABC transporter permease: MHIAEGFLPPLHAVAWGAASAPFVVHGVRALSREVKANPESTLLLGASGAFTFVLSALKIPSVTGSCSHPTGTGLGAILFRPPIMAVLGTITLLFQALLLAHGGLTTLGANVFSMAIAGPWAGYGVYLLLKRFDVPLMVTVFFGAFFADLVTYCVTSVQLALAFPDPGTGFPGALAKFGGIFAVTQIPLAVSEGLLTVLVMRLLMQSSKSDLVRLGVAKFTGRSEQKAAV, translated from the coding sequence ATGCATATAGCCGAGGGGTTCCTGCCCCCTTTGCACGCGGTCGCCTGGGGCGCCGCGTCCGCTCCGTTCGTCGTCCACGGTGTCCGCGCCCTCTCCCGCGAGGTGAAGGCGAACCCGGAGAGCACGCTGCTGCTCGGGGCGTCCGGAGCGTTCACGTTCGTCCTGTCCGCCCTCAAGATCCCGTCCGTGACGGGCAGTTGTTCGCACCCCACCGGGACCGGGCTCGGAGCGATCCTGTTCCGGCCGCCCATCATGGCGGTGCTCGGCACGATCACCCTGCTCTTCCAGGCGCTGCTGCTGGCGCACGGCGGGCTGACCACCCTCGGCGCGAACGTGTTCTCGATGGCGATCGCCGGGCCGTGGGCCGGGTACGGGGTGTACCTGCTGCTGAAGCGCTTCGACGTGCCGCTGATGGTGACCGTATTCTTCGGCGCGTTCTTCGCCGACCTGGTGACCTACTGCGTGACGTCCGTGCAGCTGGCGCTGGCCTTCCCGGACCCCGGCACCGGGTTCCCGGGCGCGCTCGCGAAGTTCGGCGGCATCTTCGCGGTGACGCAGATCCCGCTCGCGGTGAGCGAGGGGCTGCTGACGGTTCTCGTGATGCGGCTGCTGATGCAGTCGAGCAAGTCGGACCTGGTCCGGCTGGGCGTCGCGAAGTTCACCGGTCGCAGCGAGCAGAAGGCGGCCGTGTGA
- a CDS encoding energy-coupling factor ABC transporter substrate-binding protein produces MSRNAKINGLLLLLVAALAVLPIALGMGEGKEEPFAGADAQAESAITELKPDYEPWFSPLYEPPSGEVESALFALQAALGAGVLAYYFGVRKGRRQATAAAAARPDASADRPDTAASES; encoded by the coding sequence ATGAGCCGGAACGCGAAGATCAACGGCCTGCTGCTGCTCCTGGTGGCGGCGCTGGCCGTGCTGCCGATCGCGCTGGGGATGGGCGAGGGCAAGGAGGAGCCGTTCGCGGGCGCCGACGCGCAGGCGGAGTCGGCGATCACGGAGCTGAAGCCCGACTACGAGCCGTGGTTCTCGCCGCTGTACGAACCCCCGTCCGGGGAGGTCGAGTCGGCCCTGTTCGCCCTCCAGGCGGCCCTGGGCGCGGGTGTGCTCGCGTACTACTTCGGCGTCCGCAAGGGACGCCGCCAGGCGACCGCGGCGGCCGCGGCCCGGCCGGACGCCTCCGCGGACCGGCCCGACACCGCCGCCTCGGAGTCGTAG
- the cbiQ gene encoding cobalt ECF transporter T component CbiQ: protein MLPIDVAAHASRWRRRHPLEKALLGLGLTVSAVCLPPWPGGPLVAAATLAVLLGPAGVAGRQLWRAFRIPLGFCFTGALPLLVAVGGPGGFVSLAPDGPRHAAELLLRTSAASLGVLLFAFTTPVSDVLPRLVRAGVPAPVVDVALVMYRIGFLLLDSMTQVRRAQAARLGQSGRAAVWRSLAGLAATSFVRAFDRAARLQEGLAGRGYDGALRVLVPEAALSWRFLAASGALLAALITLTLTLKGLYL, encoded by the coding sequence GTGCTGCCGATCGACGTGGCGGCGCACGCGAGCCGGTGGCGGCGCCGGCATCCCCTGGAAAAGGCCCTGCTGGGGCTCGGCCTGACGGTCAGCGCCGTATGCCTGCCGCCCTGGCCCGGCGGTCCGCTGGTCGCCGCCGCCACGCTCGCCGTGCTGCTCGGCCCGGCCGGCGTGGCCGGGCGGCAGCTGTGGCGGGCCTTCCGGATCCCGCTGGGCTTCTGCTTCACCGGCGCGCTCCCACTGCTGGTGGCCGTCGGCGGCCCCGGCGGGTTCGTCTCGCTCGCGCCCGACGGCCCCCGGCACGCCGCCGAGCTGCTGCTGCGGACCTCGGCGGCCTCCCTCGGCGTGCTGCTCTTCGCCTTCACCACGCCCGTCTCGGACGTGCTGCCCCGGCTGGTCCGGGCCGGGGTCCCGGCGCCGGTGGTGGACGTGGCCCTGGTCATGTACCGCATCGGCTTCCTGCTGCTGGACTCGATGACCCAGGTCCGGCGCGCCCAGGCGGCCCGGCTGGGCCAGTCCGGGCGGGCGGCGGTGTGGCGTTCGCTGGCCGGGCTCGCCGCGACGTCCTTCGTACGGGCCTTCGATCGCGCGGCGCGGCTCCAGGAGGGCCTGGCCGGGCGCGGATACGACGGCGCGCTGCGGGTCCTCGTACCCGAGGCGGCCCTGTCCTGGCGGTTCCTGGCGGCGTCGGGGGCGCTGCTGGCCGCCCTGATCACCCTGACCCTCACCCTGAAGGGGCTCTACCTGTGA
- a CDS encoding energy-coupling factor ABC transporter ATP-binding protein: MNPLVELAGAGYAYEDGPAVLAGVDFAIAPDRALVLLGRNGSGKTTLMRLLSGGLRPGPGSLRLDGTAVSYDRAGLTRLRTAVQLVVQDPDDQLFAASVEQDVSFGPMNLGLAADEVRARVDSALAALDITALRDRPTHLLSYGQRKRAAIAGAVAMAPRVLILDEPTAGLDPDGQERLLDVLARLRAAGTTVVMATHDVDLAVRWADDAAVLTPSGIRTGPAQTLLSDPELLAAAGLRQAWSPAVASFLRARALLDPHAPGPKTPEALTAWR; encoded by the coding sequence GTGAACCCGTTGGTGGAACTGGCCGGCGCCGGTTACGCGTACGAGGACGGCCCGGCGGTCCTGGCCGGCGTGGACTTCGCCATCGCGCCGGACCGCGCGCTGGTCCTGCTGGGCCGCAACGGCAGTGGCAAGACCACGCTGATGCGGCTGCTGAGCGGGGGCCTGCGGCCCGGCCCGGGTTCGCTGCGCCTCGACGGGACGGCGGTCTCGTACGACCGGGCGGGGCTGACCCGCCTGCGCACGGCGGTGCAGCTGGTGGTCCAGGACCCGGACGACCAGCTGTTCGCGGCCTCGGTGGAACAGGACGTGTCCTTCGGCCCGATGAACCTGGGGCTGGCGGCGGACGAGGTGCGCGCCCGGGTGGACTCCGCGCTCGCCGCGCTGGACATCACGGCGCTGCGGGACCGCCCGACGCACCTGCTCTCGTACGGGCAGCGCAAGCGCGCGGCCATCGCGGGGGCGGTGGCGATGGCTCCGCGGGTGCTGATCCTGGACGAGCCGACGGCGGGCCTGGACCCGGACGGCCAGGAGCGCCTGCTGGACGTCTTGGCCCGGCTGCGCGCGGCCGGCACCACGGTGGTGATGGCCACGCACGACGTGGACCTGGCGGTCCGCTGGGCCGACGACGCGGCGGTGCTGACCCCGTCGGGCATCCGCACGGGCCCGGCTCAGACCCTGCTGTCGGACCCGGAGCTGCTGGCCGCCGCGGGCCTGCGCCAGGCCTGGTCCCCGGCGGTGGCTTCCTTCCTGCGCGCCCGCGCCCTCCTGGACCCGCACGCCCCGGGCCCGAAGACGCCGGAAGCCCTGACCGCCTGGCGGTGA